TGTgtaagtgtgtaagtgtgtgtgtgtgtgtgtgtgtgtgtgtgtgtgtgtgtgtgtgtgtgtgtgtgtgtgtgtgtgtgtgtgtgtgtgtgtgtgtgtgtgtgtgtgtgtgtaagtgtgtaagtgtgtgtgtgtgtgtgtgtgtgtgtaagtgtgtgtgtgtaagtgtgtgtgtgtgtgtgtgtgtgtgtgtgtgtgtgtgtgtgtgtgtgtgtgtgtgtgtgtgtgtgtgtgtgtgtgtgtgtgtgtgtgtgtgtgtgtgtgtgtgtgtgtgtgtgtgtgtgtgtaggtaagcagaagaaataaaacaacagtaaaagacatttgaaaataagagtagcaaggctataaacaCACACCgtttagtcaggcttattgaggtagtatgtacatgtaggtatggttaaagtgactaagcaTGAAGAGAACAAGGAATAAAGGAAAGACAGCCTGTGGGAACGGTGACAGACAGCCGGGTGGAACGGTGACAGACAGCCTGGTggaacggtgaaagacagcctggtggaacggtgaaagacagccAGTAGGAACGGTGACAGACAGCCAGTAggaacggtgaaagacagccGGTGGAACGGTGACAGACAGCCTGGTggaacggtgaaagacagccTGTAGGAACGGGTGACAGACAGCCAGTAggaacggtgaaagacagcctgtaggaacggtgaaagacagcctggtggaacggtgaaagacagcctgtaggaacggtgaaagacagccGGTGGAACGGTGACAGACAGCCTGTAggaacggtgaaagacagcctggtggaacggtgaaagacagccagtaggaacggtgaaagacagccagtaggaacggtgaaagacagccTGGGAACGGTGTGAAAGACAGCCAGAAGGATCGGTGAAAGACAGCCTGGTggaacggtgaaagacagcctgtaggaacggtgaaagacagccagtaggaacggtgaaagacagccTGGTGGAACGGTGACAGACAGCCAGggaacggtgaaagacagccagtagggaacggtgaaagacagccAGTAGGAACGGTGTGAAAGACAGCCTGTAGGAACGGGTGACAGACAGCCAGTAGGAACGGTGacagacagcctataggaacggTGACAGACAGCCAGTAggaacggtgaaagacagcctgtaggaacggtgacagacagcctgtaggaacggtgaaagacagcctggtggaacggtgaaagacagcctggtggaacggtgaaagacagcctggtggaacggtgaaagacagccTGGTGAAACGGTGACAGACAGCCTGTAGGAACAGTGACAGACAGCCTGTAggaacggtgaaagacagcctgtaggaacggtgaaagacagccTGTAGGAACGGTGAAGGACAGCCTGTAggaacggtgaaagacagccAGTAAGAACGGTGACAGACAGCCTGTAggaacggtgaaagacagcctgtaggaacggtgaaagacagccagtaagaacggtgaaagacagcctgtaggaacggtgaaagacagcctgtaggaacggtgaaagacagccAGTAAGAACGGTGACAGACAGCCTGTAggaacggtgaaagacagccgggtggaacggtgaaagacagcctgtaggaacggtgaaagacagcctgtaggaacggtgaaagacagcctgtaggaacagtgacagacagcctgtaggaacggtgaaagacagccTGTAGGAACAGTGAAAGACAGCCTGGTGGAACGGTGAAAGACAGACTGTAggaacggtgaaagacagcctgtaggaccggtgaaagacagcctggtggaacggtgacagacagactgtaggaacggtgaaagacagactgtaggaacggtgaaagacagccagtaggaacggtgaaagacagccagtaggaacggtgaaagacagcctgtaggaacggtgacagacagcctggtggaacggtgaaagacagccagtaggaacggtgaaagacagccagtaggaacggtgaaagacagcctgtaggaacggtgaaagacagcctgtaggaacggtgaaagacagccagtaggaacggtgaaagacagcctggtggaacggtgaaagacagactgtaggaacggtgaaagacagcctgtaggaccggtgaaagacagcctggaacggggtgacagacagactgtaggaACGGAAAGACAGACTGTAggaacggtgaaagacagccagtaggaacggtgaaagacagccagtaggaacggtgaaagacagcctgtagggaacggtgacagacagcctggtggaacggtgaaagacagccagtaggaacggtgaaagacagccAGTAGGGAACGGGAACTACAGCCGGTAggaacggtgaaagacagcctgtaggaacggtgaaagacagccagtaggaacggtgaaagacagcctgtaggaacggtgaaagacagcctgtaggaacggtgaaagacagccagtaggaacggtgaaagacagccagtaggaacggtgaaagacagcctggtggaacggtgaaagacagcctggtggaacggtgaaagacagcctgtaggaacggtgaaagacagccagtaggaacggtgaaagacagcctgtaggaacggtgaaagacagccAAAGACAGCCTGTAGGAATAGTGAAAGACAGCCTGGTGAAACGGTGACAGACAGCCTGTAGGAACGGTGACAGCGTGTATGCGACTAAAGTGTGTCCGTGCCAATCTTACCAGATATGAGGTAGCCTGTTGTCATGCCAACATTTATCTTCACAAGTGTGGGATCTCCCCTGTTGGCAGAAAAAGACGTGAAAAACATTCAACACATCACAACAGGGTTCCATATAACATACAGTAGCACCCTGCACACAACACCCTGTCTCCATCACGCACTACGACAGAGCAACAGGGTTCCATATAACATACAGTAGCACCCTGCACACAACACCCTGCCTCCATCACGCACTACGACAGAGCAACAGGGTTCTATATAACATGCAGTAGCAGTGCAGAGCAACAGGGTTCTATATAACATACAGTAGTAGTGCAGAGCAACAGGGTTCTATATAACATACAGTAGCAGTGCAGAGCAACAGGGTTCTATATAACATAGTAGCAGTGCAGAGCAACAGGGTTCTATATAACATACAGTAGCAGTGAAGAGCAACAGGGTTCTATATAACATACAGTAGCAGTGCAGAGCAACAGGGTTCTATATAACATACAGTAGCACCCTGCACACAACATCCAACAGGATCCTCACCAGACGGGGTCTTCATTGACGGCGTCGTCAAACAGCAGGATGTAGAGGCAAAAGAACCCCACTACCAGGGCATGAAGTGTGGACACCGTCCTAAAACACACAGAAACCTTGTCAAATCtgtgatgaaacacacacacacactttgtcaaATCtgtgatgaaacacacacacacacacaccttgtcaaatctgtgatgaaaacacacacacaccttgtcaaatctgtgatgaaaacacacacacaccttgtcaaatCTGTAATGAAACACTTTTGCAGATTAAGCGTTTCAGAGCGCAGGGTGAATTAACTCTCTGGTTGCACGGCCACCGGCAGACAGATTCAGCCCAATTAGAGAAGGAGCTGTTCAGGGGTCAGTCAGATGGCAGAGAGTCTGGCAGTCAGATGGCAGAGAGTCTGGCAGTCAGATGGCAGAGAGTCTGGCAGTCAGATggcagagagtcagtcagtcagatggcaGAGAGTCTGGCAGT
This portion of the Oncorhynchus masou masou isolate Uvic2021 unplaced genomic scaffold, UVic_Omas_1.1 unplaced_scaffold_6664, whole genome shotgun sequence genome encodes:
- the LOC135536821 gene encoding TLC domain-containing protein 4-B-like, which translates into the protein MIYSSVSGVSPASSGFLCLADQQKVEWNSRTVSTLHALVVGFFCLYILLFDDAVNEDPVWGDPTLVKINVGMTTGYLISGKIGTDTL